In Oscillatoria acuminata PCC 6304, a single window of DNA contains:
- a CDS encoding UPF0175 family protein: protein MSVTIPDEILEAAQITEAELKQEIAMLLFQQQKLSLVQASQLAGMPRVLFEEWLISRNIPPYSYEIEDYELDIKNLKELGDL, encoded by the coding sequence ATGAGCGTTACCATTCCCGATGAAATCCTGGAAGCGGCACAAATAACTGAGGCTGAGTTAAAGCAGGAAATTGCTATGCTGCTTTTTCAACAACAAAAGCTCTCTCTGGTCCAAGCCAGCCAGTTAGCTGGGATGCCACGAGTTTTGTTTGAAGAGTGGCTGATTTCCCGCAATATTCCCCCTTATTCTTATGAAATAGAAGATTATGAATTGGATATTAAAAATCTCAAGGAATTGGGGGATTTGTGA